ACACTCCTTGAAACATATTGTCCAATTTCATCCACGATAAAAACTGCCGAAGTACCTTTTTGCCGTCTGTCCATTAACTCAAAAACAATTTTCGCAAAATTAATAGGTGTAATATCTGCTCGCCCTTCCTTTATAGTTTTAACCCAGGAATCAGGTAAATTATAAGTTTTAGGTTCCATTAAGTGAAGCACTGCACTGGCTTCATTTAAAGCACTAGCTCTTTTTCTACCCTTTGACCATTTCGATTCATATTCTTTTTCATATATTTCAATAAATTTGTTTAATTTATCATTTTCCTCTAAATCTATCTCAAGCTTAGCGATATCAAAATCTTCAGCGTAGTTTAATTCTCTTAAAAATACTTTGTACATAATTTTAGTAATACTATCATCTTTTTGTCTTACACCTCTATCCATCGAGATATCAAATATTATAGATTTTATAGGAATTGCTTTTTTTAGAAAATTCAAATTATCAGCTATGAATTTATCATTTGCCTGATGATTAAATAAGTCACGCGTATCTTTTCCTACAACAGTTCTTCCTTCAAGTATGTACCCTAATATTTTTGCAAAGCTGGATTTACCGGAGCCAAAAAAGCCGGATACCCATATCCCAATACCTTCGTGTGGAGCACTTTTTGCATCTATAACGGATTTTAATATATCTCGATAGTGCGTTTTTATTTTATCGGTGACAACGTATTCCTGTATTTCATCAAAAACTGTCTCTTCATTATCCTGTGTGACTTTAATAACTTCTTCTATTTTCCTGTCTACAGGTTTTTCAAAAATGTCTTTAATTTTCATAATATAATATTAATTTATTTATTATTTCTTTTTTTGAAAAAGTGTTTTTGATACAGATGACCATTCATATTTTCCTTCTTTCAATTCTTTATAAAACTTTTCTGGTTCTTTCCAGCTTGGTATAAGTTTATAAATAAGAGCCATATTTAGAATTACTCCATCATCTATATCCGGCTTAAATTCTGTATCAATTACTTCTTGAATATCTTTTTTAAATATTTCAATTTCATCTAATAAATCTTCAACTCTGGAGATTTCTGTTTCAATTTTTCTTTTTTCCGTTCCAAAAGAAGTATTACGTTTAATGATTAAATCCTTTAGCTTAGCATTTTCAAGTTGTAATTTAGGAATTATATATTTCTGAATTAATGAATATAGAGATTCGTTCGTAAATTTTAAATTATAAATATAAAATCCATAGTTTTTTTTCTTCGATTGTAACAACCAGTATGTTGGTCGCTTTTTATACATGGGTAAATGCCAATCAATAAAGAACTCTCTGCTTAAGAATTTTCTTAATACCTCTATAGGATTGTCAGTTGTTCCTCGATTAATTGTTTCAACAATTTCTAATGCTTTTTTATCATTCAGTATTATTTCAAGTGAGTTATAAATATTTTTTGGAAGGTCGTCAGCATGCCCTTCATCTAAAACACAAATTCCATCATCGTCAGCTTTTACTTCTTTATAATCAAATCGTCCCATTAAAATTCCGATTGCATAAGATATCCACCTTACCGCCAGTTCGTATTTTTCTTCAGGTCTTTCTAATTTATTTGTAATTATATAATTACACACCGTATCCGGATGAAAACCGGAGGCAAGACAAATTTCCTCTAAAGTTAGAAATCTTAATATTTTTCTAGAAATTTTTAAATTATTTTTATTTTCACTGTTTTCATCTTCAATATCATCTTCATTAACTACTTCAGAAGTCTGTTTTAATACTTCAGAGGGAATATGTTTTTTTAAATAATATATTTCAATTTTTTCTAAACTTTTGTTCTTTATATCATTAATATTATCCATATCTCCTGGTAGTTTTCCAAAATCTTCTTCTATACTTTTAATATCTTTGGTCGAAACATTAAATAATTTATAGCAATATTTACTTATTTCGGTTTCATATTTTAATAGTTTCATCTCAAATTCTAATGCTTCGATTAATCCTGAAGTCCAGTCGGTCGGATTTACAAAATTCCAACTTAATTCATCTTTATCAACTAAAGATTTCATTATATCTACACAATTTTGAACAGATTGTTTGAAGTTAATAATATTATATGTTGAAGAATTTATATCCGGAACTGGTAATCGAGACAAATCACCGACTTGATAATTCACAGTAGGGCTTATAAGTTTTATTAAAAAAGATAGAAGTTTAGAGTTCAACAATCCAATTAGTACTATGTTATCAATTTTTTGGGGATATATTGTAGAACCAGCTACATCGAAAATAAAGCCAATAGGTAAAAATCTTACACTTAAATTACTTATTGTTAAAAATGAGTAGGTTGCCCCTTCCTTATAATATAAATCAACATTTTTAATAATACGTGACCACGATTTATAAAGATAAGATGCCCACTCTTTTAATTCCTTCCCGTCTTTTTTCCAATTTATAAGATACTCTTGATTACCATACCATTTTCTAACTTCTCCTCCTTTCATATAAGGATACCATTTTTTATCAGATTTTAATGATTCCTCCTTATCGTGACAATTAAAGAAAATATTATTCTTATCTACCTCCCACCATAACCTTAAAAACCTAAAATTGTCTGATGTAGCAAGCCCTTGCCTTGCAATAGCAACATCTGACAATAATTTCTTTGAAAATAAATTTCTTATCCCATCACTTATCCAATAAACAAAAGGCCAAGAAGGAATAATTTTTAATTTAGATTGGTCAATAATATAATAATTTATATATTGGTTGTCAGATTTATTCAACAATAATTTTAGTCCATTTAAAAAAGCTACTTGTTTTTCAACATCTTCTTCGCTAACGACTCTAAAATATACTCCATTTCGTTTTGAGTTATCTTTTATTTTTTTCTGTAATGCATACATTACGAATCCTTGAGCTGTCTTATTCGCTACTTCGAATTCTGTCTTTGTTCCTAAATGGACTAGTGTTTCTATCTGAGTTTCTTCAATTATTCTTTTTCTTATCTCCTCATTTGAACTTGTAAACATAAATGTGTGAATAGTAACAAGCCCGAGAAAACCGTCAAATGTTACAGAATCAATACATCTATCAATAAAACATGTGTATAAATCGCCGGATTTTTTTTCATATATTTCTTTTAAATCTTTACTTAGATATTCCGGCCAATTTCTCTTACCACTATAAGGTGGATTCGAAACTATTATATCATGCTTTTTGATTAACGCATCAATTAAATTTATTCCTTTTACTGATTCACCCGCAATAAACGCTCCAGTTTTTTCTTTATTGGATTCCGAAAATTTAAACAATGCTTCTCTAATTTCTGTTTTTACATCTTCCCATATAATTTTCCTATCAATTTGAAGGTCTAATTCCATTTGCTTAGTTTTTTTTCCATCACTGAACAAATCATATTGGTATATTTTTTCAAGAGTTACTTTTTCTTTTTCAACAAAAGATTCAACTAATTCTTCAATTTTTAATAATGAACCTAAATAATAAGCTTTATTAAATACCGGTAGAATTTGTAAAAGTAGTTTTTTTGTTATTTCATGTTCTACTGGAAGTTCTTTAACAAATTTATTGAGTACATCTTCAGAAAACGGGGGAATATCGGTATAAGTCAGGTTATATTTTCCAAGAGATATGTTTTTATTTATTGATTTTGCTTTTAAATAAAGCGATAAAGCAGAAAGCTGAATTGCTCTGAGGTCTATATCAATCCCATAGATATTATACTCAATAATAAATTGCGGAATTTGATTTAAATCTTTGACTGATACTTCCTTTAACCAACCATCATTTCCTGCATTATTAATTTCTTCGAGATACATTTCGTAAAAAATATCAAATGCATACATTCCGAAATGCATTGTTCCACAAGCCGGATCAAGAAGAGTAATATCACAAACTTTTTTAAGAGGAATTAAATCATTATCTTGTTCATTAGGAACAAAATACTGCATCTTTTCTCTCAATTTTGAATTAGGATGCATTCTAATCCAAAGTCTTCCAAGTGTATTTTCAACAAGAAATTTTACTATCCATTTAGGAGTGAAAATCTGAGTTGCTGCCGGAATATCTCTTAATCCTAGCTTTTTCTTTTCTTTGTATATTTTATTAAATACTTTTTCTTTCTCATCTTCTATAAAATACTGATAAACCCATCCTATTACCTCATCTTCTTTCCAAATATCTTTCAATGAGTCTTTGTTTAATATCTCAAATAAATTCCTTAATGTTTTTTCTTGAGGAAATAATAAAGAACAAATATTTTCAGGATCAAACAAAACTTTTATCTCTTCATCTTTCGATAAATCAGTAAAAAGCCAATTTAAAAATCTTTCATAAGATTCATATACTTTTCCTTGCTTCCAGATTTTTTCTATTTCCGGATTATCAGCCAAATAGAATTTAAAATTGTTGGATTCAAAAGCCCTTGAGAAGGATTGCTTAATAATCTTTCGTTCTTCCATCATTTTTAAAGCAACAAACCTGTTAAGGTAAGTAAAAGCATATTCTTTAACTATTGAAGACATTATTTCAATAGTTTTTTTCCCTGTACTGACCTGAATATTAAAATATTCCTCGAGTTTTTCTCTTATTTCGTAATCTTTTAAAAACTTTTTTAGATTAGGTAAAGAAGAAATATTTTCAAAACTACCATCAGATTTAATTCCAAATGTACCTTCTAATTGAGTTAAACAATCTTCAATCAAAATTGCTTTTGATTCATTAATAAATCCTGAACTTTTAATTATTTCTTGAATATTAGCCATATTTATTTATTATAAATATTTACATGATAACTACCGGGTGGTTGATCAAATAAATCCATAAAATAAAGAATATTATCTTTCAACGAACCAGGGTAAAATAAAACACAAGGGATATCTGTTTTACCTTTCATATAGTCCAATAGCACAGATATTTTATATGCATTCGGTGCGAATACTCCTGCGCGATATAGAAATACTATTGTATTATTTTTTGATATTTTATTAAGCTTCTCTTCTAAAAGTTTTGTTATTGGAGTATAGTCTGGATCAGATAAAATAACATTTAAAGATTCCTGAGCTCTTTCAAATTTGAATTCTTTTTCTTCATTTGAGAGTGACTCTATTCCTCCTTCATTTGATATGGATTCATAATATAAGTCAGCTAAAGATATTAATTCAATGTTTTTGCTTTTATTATTCAGACGTGTTGCTAATAGTTTGATTTCCTTTCGCATTTCAAATTCCAAATTAGGTTCATATCTAAAAATTGCAAAAGGTAAATCGTGGTAAGGACTTATAGCAATCTTATCAAAAGATAAATCCTTTTCTAATTGTTCAAGTTGTTCTCTTAATGATGACATTTACAACTTCCTCAAATGATTTTTCAAAAAAACTAACTTTAAATATATTGCTTATTTCTTCATACCATAAATATTTTTGTTGATGTGCTTCGAGAAATAAATGTCGTAATTCAATTTCGTTTAAAAGAAAGAACTTCCAATAATCATGTTTCAGTATTTTTTCTCCAGAAAAACCTTCAGTATGAATAAAAAAAGAAATATAATAAAATGCCGGAAGCTGAATGAAAGTTGGAGCAATGGTTCTTTTCACTTTCCCTTGTAATATACCGAATCCTGCTAAAGCATTCAATAAACCTGTTACTACTCCACCCAAGACACTTTCAGTCCAATTAACATTGATATCACCTGAACTAATTGCATCCCTAATGAAATTACTTGTTCCATTTGATGTAACTTCCAAAATACCTTGCTCATATCGCGGTAGTAGATAGTTATTAATAAAGTAAGGTATAAAGGGTTCATTAAGAGCAGTGTAAAAGTAAAGTAGCTGTGTTAAAATCTCATATGGTATATTTGCTTTATCAAGTATTTGTAAATATTTCCAATGACCTTCCGGATAAGCCCTGATATATCTTGGTAAAAATATAAAATCAAGGAAATCCTTTCTTCGTCTATAACTCTTTTTTGCTAAGACATTTTCATGAACTAATTTTTTACGCAAATCAAGTTCAGGTAGTTCATCTGTCCAATTCCGCAAAAGCTCAAGGGAATCCTCGATCGCTGCTCCGGCACGTTTTAAATTGGAATTATATTTTTTCTCAGTAATATTCTTCATTAATTATCTGCATCTAATTAAGATACATATATTATGAAATTTAGCAAAAATAGCATTCAATTATAATTCAATTAAAATTCTTTATTTTTGAATTTTAAATAGAACGCAATGATTTATTTATAGATTATTCTTTAAAATTTACCTTATTGTCAGAAATTTATAACCTCCTGATAATTTATCAGTTAAATTAAACTATAATATATGTATTTTACAGTAAATAAACATAATCGATACAATTAAAAGCTAATTTTAAAATTATTATAAGAAAGGATATTCTATGGAAGATAATGAAAAAATAATAGAACAATGTATTGACGATATTATTAGTA
The window above is part of the Ignavibacteria bacterium genome. Proteins encoded here:
- the pglX gene encoding BREX-1 system adenine-specific DNA-methyltransferase PglX, which translates into the protein MANIQEIIKSSGFINESKAILIEDCLTQLEGTFGIKSDGSFENISSLPNLKKFLKDYEIREKLEEYFNIQVSTGKKTIEIMSSIVKEYAFTYLNRFVALKMMEERKIIKQSFSRAFESNNFKFYLADNPEIEKIWKQGKVYESYERFLNWLFTDLSKDEEIKVLFDPENICSLLFPQEKTLRNLFEILNKDSLKDIWKEDEVIGWVYQYFIEDEKEKVFNKIYKEKKKLGLRDIPAATQIFTPKWIVKFLVENTLGRLWIRMHPNSKLREKMQYFVPNEQDNDLIPLKKVCDITLLDPACGTMHFGMYAFDIFYEMYLEEINNAGNDGWLKEVSVKDLNQIPQFIIEYNIYGIDIDLRAIQLSALSLYLKAKSINKNISLGKYNLTYTDIPPFSEDVLNKFVKELPVEHEITKKLLLQILPVFNKAYYLGSLLKIEELVESFVEKEKVTLEKIYQYDLFSDGKKTKQMELDLQIDRKIIWEDVKTEIREALFKFSESNKEKTGAFIAGESVKGINLIDALIKKHDIIVSNPPYSGKRNWPEYLSKDLKEIYEKKSGDLYTCFIDRCIDSVTFDGFLGLVTIHTFMFTSSNEEIRKRIIEETQIETLVHLGTKTEFEVANKTAQGFVMYALQKKIKDNSKRNGVYFRVVSEEDVEKQVAFLNGLKLLLNKSDNQYINYYIIDQSKLKIIPSWPFVYWISDGIRNLFSKKLLSDVAIARQGLATSDNFRFLRLWWEVDKNNIFFNCHDKEESLKSDKKWYPYMKGGEVRKWYGNQEYLINWKKDGKELKEWASYLYKSWSRIIKNVDLYYKEGATYSFLTISNLSVRFLPIGFIFDVAGSTIYPQKIDNIVLIGLLNSKLLSFLIKLISPTVNYQVGDLSRLPVPDINSSTYNIINFKQSVQNCVDIMKSLVDKDELSWNFVNPTDWTSGLIEALEFEMKLLKYETEISKYCYKLFNVSTKDIKSIEEDFGKLPGDMDNINDIKNKSLEKIEIYYLKKHIPSEVLKQTSEVVNEDDIEDENSENKNNLKISRKILRFLTLEEICLASGFHPDTVCNYIITNKLERPEEKYELAVRWISYAIGILMGRFDYKEVKADDDGICVLDEGHADDLPKNIYNSLEIILNDKKALEIVETINRGTTDNPIEVLRKFLSREFFIDWHLPMYKKRPTYWLLQSKKKNYGFYIYNLKFTNESLYSLIQKYIIPKLQLENAKLKDLIIKRNTSFGTEKRKIETEISRVEDLLDEIEIFKKDIQEVIDTEFKPDIDDGVILNMALIYKLIPSWKEPEKFYKELKEGKYEWSSVSKTLFQKKK
- a CDS encoding BREX protein BrxB domain-containing protein — its product is MSSLREQLEQLEKDLSFDKIAISPYHDLPFAIFRYEPNLEFEMRKEIKLLATRLNNKSKNIELISLADLYYESISNEGGIESLSNEEKEFKFERAQESLNVILSDPDYTPITKLLEEKLNKISKNNTIVFLYRAGVFAPNAYKISVLLDYMKGKTDIPCVLFYPGSLKDNILYFMDLFDQPPGSYHVNIYNK
- a CDS encoding BrxA family protein, translating into MKNITEKKYNSNLKRAGAAIEDSLELLRNWTDELPELDLRKKLVHENVLAKKSYRRRKDFLDFIFLPRYIRAYPEGHWKYLQILDKANIPYEILTQLLYFYTALNEPFIPYFINNYLLPRYEQGILEVTSNGTSNFIRDAISSGDINVNWTESVLGGVVTGLLNALAGFGILQGKVKRTIAPTFIQLPAFYYISFFIHTEGFSGEKILKHDYWKFFLLNEIELRHLFLEAHQQKYLWYEEISNIFKVSFFEKSFEEVVNVIIKRTT